The Nocardioides panzhihuensis genome has a segment encoding these proteins:
- a CDS encoding hemerythrin domain-containing protein, translated as MTKKTDPADPIAMVAFHSALRRDLRRTRLILETDVSRARKARLGRHLLWMIEQLRWHHEGEDIELWPFLGQRDPQLRQALGEMQSEHEAIDRPLAALESAARGLVTGWGDGGAVIAALDDLEGPLLEHLRHEEEQLLPQVTRLMTQHEWDDFQQRAWIRGNTLPQAARFIAWLVDRADWTPDQVRRLGLPWLAYALAVKPLCDLGRAVFGSPWRRTAAAAVGPLVADDYGLVR; from the coding sequence ATGACCAAGAAGACCGATCCGGCAGACCCGATCGCCATGGTGGCGTTCCACTCCGCGCTCCGTCGCGACCTGCGGCGTACGCGCCTGATCCTCGAGACCGACGTGTCCCGTGCCCGCAAGGCGAGGCTGGGCCGGCACCTTCTCTGGATGATCGAGCAGCTTCGTTGGCACCACGAGGGCGAGGACATCGAGCTGTGGCCGTTCCTCGGCCAGCGCGACCCCCAGCTCCGTCAGGCGCTGGGTGAGATGCAGTCCGAGCACGAGGCCATCGACCGACCGCTCGCGGCGCTCGAGAGCGCAGCTCGTGGCCTTGTCACGGGCTGGGGCGACGGCGGTGCCGTCATCGCAGCGCTGGACGATCTCGAGGGGCCGCTCCTCGAACATCTGCGCCACGAGGAGGAGCAGCTCCTGCCGCAGGTGACGCGCCTGATGACGCAACACGAGTGGGACGACTTCCAGCAGCGGGCATGGATCCGCGGGAACACCCTCCCCCAAGCGGCACGCTTCATCGCCTGGCTGGTCGACCGAGCCGACTGGACGCCTGACCAGGTACGCCGGCTCGGGCTGCCGTGGCTGGCGTATGCGCTCGCCGTCAAGCCTCTGTGCGACCTCGGCCGAGCGGTCTTCGGGAGTCCATGGCGACGCACCGCCGCCGCAGCCGTGGGCCCGCTCGTGGCCGATGACTACGGGCTCGTACGGTGA
- a CDS encoding helix-turn-helix domain-containing protein yields the protein MITAAGLADVLPQGFVEVVVAGEARPVFGLEITEVGEQAAAGRGELVTVVGATEASQVLAIISACAEASGLLLRRSLADDADVARRCAEAGLPLLGMVEGASLSSVVAVVRSAIEASSAPARGSADHLHDDLFDVADRISSLLDAPVTIEDASSHVLAYSRGQSDIDDARTATIVGRRVPREVRDHFRSLGVFRRMARSDAPFFVPAGAGGVKARYVVPVRAGGEWLGSIWAIAANPLSPGHERELDAATELVALSLLRLRAQAELHQQVQLDQVRSLVRGAATEQPEWLEDGPWRVAVLAGPADLQAEARCQLWQALCRRRGWRRPVVADLDDHVYAVLRVGASGPGADGWLADLVRGEGRTNAAVRMYVGTAVAAPRELEDSRSTAAEIAASGRGGATVVTVAEGWPAVVLARAVQGQESRPLVSPLTELLDDDSTTFLIDTLEAMIDFWGEPKRAARSLAVHPNTVRNRAARIVELCPIDLEDPEQRLALRLEIARLRARDGREG from the coding sequence GTGATCACTGCTGCCGGCTTGGCCGACGTCCTGCCGCAGGGCTTTGTCGAGGTCGTGGTGGCGGGTGAGGCGCGACCGGTGTTCGGACTGGAGATCACCGAGGTCGGTGAGCAGGCTGCGGCCGGACGTGGCGAGCTGGTGACGGTGGTCGGGGCCACGGAGGCGAGCCAGGTGCTGGCGATCATCTCGGCCTGCGCCGAGGCCTCGGGCCTGCTCCTGCGCCGCTCGCTGGCTGACGACGCAGACGTCGCCCGGCGCTGCGCCGAGGCCGGCCTGCCGTTGCTCGGGATGGTCGAAGGGGCGTCGCTGAGCTCGGTGGTCGCCGTCGTCCGCTCGGCCATCGAAGCCTCCTCGGCGCCCGCCCGGGGATCGGCCGACCACCTCCACGACGATCTCTTCGACGTCGCCGACCGGATCAGCTCGCTGCTGGACGCTCCGGTGACGATCGAGGACGCGAGCTCGCACGTACTGGCCTACTCCCGTGGTCAGTCCGACATCGACGATGCCCGGACGGCGACCATCGTCGGCCGCCGGGTGCCTCGCGAGGTGCGCGACCACTTCCGCTCGCTGGGCGTCTTCCGGCGGATGGCCCGGTCCGACGCCCCCTTCTTCGTGCCCGCAGGCGCCGGCGGCGTCAAGGCGCGCTACGTCGTCCCGGTCCGTGCCGGCGGCGAGTGGCTGGGATCGATCTGGGCGATCGCCGCGAACCCGCTCTCCCCCGGGCACGAACGTGAGCTGGACGCGGCCACCGAGCTCGTCGCCCTCTCTCTGCTCCGGCTGCGCGCTCAGGCCGAGCTCCACCAGCAGGTCCAGCTCGACCAGGTCCGGTCCCTGGTGCGCGGGGCGGCGACCGAGCAGCCGGAGTGGCTCGAGGACGGTCCGTGGCGGGTGGCCGTCCTGGCCGGCCCGGCAGACCTGCAGGCGGAGGCCCGCTGCCAGCTGTGGCAGGCGCTCTGCCGTCGGCGTGGCTGGCGTAGGCCGGTGGTCGCCGATCTCGATGACCACGTATACGCCGTGCTCCGCGTCGGAGCCTCAGGTCCTGGAGCGGACGGCTGGCTCGCCGACCTGGTCCGTGGCGAGGGTCGGACGAACGCCGCGGTGCGGATGTACGTGGGCACCGCCGTCGCCGCTCCACGCGAGCTCGAGGACTCGCGGTCGACCGCCGCGGAGATCGCCGCTTCCGGACGCGGCGGCGCTACCGTCGTCACCGTCGCCGAGGGGTGGCCGGCGGTCGTGCTGGCGCGGGCAGTTCAGGGACAGGAGAGCCGTCCGCTCGTCTCGCCGCTCACGGAGCTGCTCGACGACGACAGCACGACCTTCCTGATCGACACGCTCGAGGCGATGATCGACTTCTGGGGCGAGCCGAAGCGGGCCGCCCGGTCGCTCGCGGTGCATCCGAACACCGTCAGGAACCGGGCGGCCCGCATCGTCGAGCTGTGCCCGATCGACCTCGAGGACCCCGAGCAGCGGCTCGCGCTCCGTCTGGAGATCGCCCGACTCCGAGCGCGAGACGGCCGTGAAGGATGA
- a CDS encoding NAD(P)H-binding protein, whose protein sequence is MRLVVFGATGATGHRLVAQALQRGHEITAIVRDPARLDVAPQARLTVTTLADLTDVEAVAAHVSGHDAVLSTLGARTQRQARTTPVAGPATSAITAAMRVTGTTRLIALSAAPVGPPAEEESRLTRTVVLPLVRFAYRHSYADLRAMEDLLSTSDLAWTVIRPPMLTDAPGAGRYRAAIGDNIGGGSSITRSDLATAMLDMLEEPETIRRVVGVAS, encoded by the coding sequence GTGAGGCTCGTCGTGTTCGGAGCGACCGGAGCGACCGGCCACCGGCTGGTCGCGCAGGCGCTGCAGCGTGGGCACGAGATCACCGCGATCGTCCGCGACCCGGCTCGCCTCGACGTCGCACCGCAGGCCCGACTGACCGTCACGACCCTCGCGGATCTGACCGATGTCGAGGCCGTTGCTGCACACGTCTCGGGACATGACGCGGTCCTCTCCACGCTCGGTGCCCGAACGCAGCGCCAAGCGAGGACGACGCCGGTGGCCGGGCCGGCGACGAGTGCGATCACCGCGGCAATGAGAGTGACGGGCACCACCAGGCTGATCGCGCTCAGCGCAGCGCCCGTCGGTCCTCCCGCCGAAGAGGAAAGTCGCCTCACCCGCACGGTGGTGCTGCCGTTGGTGCGATTCGCCTACCGTCACTCGTACGCCGACCTCCGCGCGATGGAGGACCTGCTCAGCACCAGCGACCTGGCGTGGACCGTGATCCGACCGCCGATGCTGACAGACGCGCCCGGCGCCGGCCGATACCGCGCGGCCATCGGCGACAACATCGGTGGAGGGTCGTCGATCACTCGAAGCGATCTCGCGACCGCGATGCTCGACATGCTGGAAGAGCCGGAGACGATCCGCCGCGTCGTGGGGGTCGCCTCGTAG